One window of the Rufibacter radiotolerans genome contains the following:
- a CDS encoding DUF72 domain-containing protein — translation MDIEEDKLYIGTSGYSYAWKGIFYPEDIKSAEMLPFYAQHFNCTEVNSSFYHFTMEKTILKWLEITPPHFKFAPKLHRSITHESRLQNVEEPLKKWMDRFLLMGERLGPVLVQLPGSFHYNEMVAKHFFTLLRKLYPETVFALEVRHASWHTDEVLELLEEFNITLVVISAGKRWPALATSTTDTVYMRLHGHEQLYRGAYPEEELERFAYMAQDWLLDGKTVWCFFNNTIGGNATSDAQKLRQLLLNL, via the coding sequence ATGGACATCGAAGAAGACAAATTATACATAGGAACCTCTGGCTACAGTTACGCCTGGAAAGGCATCTTCTACCCGGAAGACATCAAATCGGCGGAGATGTTGCCCTTTTATGCGCAGCACTTCAACTGCACCGAGGTCAACAGCAGCTTCTACCATTTCACCATGGAGAAAACTATTCTGAAGTGGCTGGAGATAACGCCGCCGCATTTTAAGTTCGCGCCTAAGCTGCACCGCTCCATCACGCATGAGAGCAGACTTCAGAACGTAGAGGAACCGCTTAAGAAATGGATGGACCGTTTCCTCCTGATGGGCGAACGACTGGGGCCGGTATTGGTGCAGTTGCCGGGCTCTTTCCATTACAATGAAATGGTAGCCAAACACTTTTTTACCTTGCTCCGGAAGCTTTACCCAGAGACGGTGTTTGCCCTGGAGGTGCGCCATGCCTCGTGGCACACAGACGAAGTGCTGGAATTGCTGGAGGAATTCAATATCACGTTGGTGGTGATTAGCGCCGGCAAAAGATGGCCCGCCCTGGCCACGTCTACCACAGACACGGTGTACATGCGGCTGCACGGCCATGAACAATTGTACCGCGGGGCCTACCCCGAAGAAGAGTTGGAGCGCTTCGCCTACATGGCGCAGGACTGGCTGTTAGACGGGAAAACGGTGTGGTGCTTTTTCAATAACACCATCGGCGGGAATGCGACCTCAGATGCCCAGAAGCTTCGGCAATTACTGCTAAACCTTTAA
- a CDS encoding hemolysin family protein, which yields MEFLIMVILTLLNGFFALSEVSIISVRKHRIRQKARAGNKSAQAVLDLLEEPEDFLSAVQVGITLIGIVLGVYGGTTLSGDMQVVLQRVPWLAPYAETLSIVLVVSLITYFSMVLGELIPKTIALGNSERIALLVAPIIKVFTRMALPLVKVLSGSTSLVVRLLGVKAPQEEKLSEEDLRHLIATAGRQGVLAQEETDLHQNIFHYSEQKAKHLKTHRREVEWVSLQDSEEQIKEKLRESGHSKFPVFDRLQDRVVGILNAKEFYENLLGQHVPLTALIHDPIFVPETMYASVVLNLFKKHKQYLGVVVDEFGSVEGIITLHDILEAIVGDMPDPDEVEEPEFIQRDQSSFLVSGMLPVEELNEKLKHDFIQKDPAEYVTLAGFVLHRLGRIPVTGEKLEHNGFEIEVVDMDGTKIDKLLLKEMLPAPDPGLDLISQKQP from the coding sequence ATGGAATTCTTGATCATGGTCATTTTAACCCTGCTAAACGGTTTCTTTGCCCTGTCTGAGGTTTCCATCATCTCCGTTAGAAAACATAGGATCCGGCAGAAGGCCCGCGCCGGGAACAAAAGCGCCCAGGCAGTGCTGGACCTTTTGGAAGAGCCCGAGGACTTCCTGTCTGCCGTGCAGGTGGGCATTACCCTGATCGGGATTGTCCTGGGGGTCTATGGCGGCACCACCCTCTCCGGGGACATGCAAGTGGTCCTGCAGCGGGTTCCCTGGCTGGCGCCCTACGCCGAAACCCTCTCCATTGTCCTGGTGGTGAGTTTAATCACGTATTTTTCCATGGTGCTAGGCGAACTCATCCCTAAAACCATAGCCCTGGGCAATAGTGAACGCATTGCTTTACTGGTGGCCCCCATCATTAAAGTTTTCACCAGAATGGCGCTGCCCCTGGTGAAGGTGCTGTCTGGCTCCACCAGTCTGGTGGTTAGGTTGCTGGGCGTGAAGGCACCCCAGGAAGAGAAGTTGTCTGAGGAGGACCTTCGGCATTTGATTGCAACCGCCGGCCGGCAGGGGGTACTGGCCCAGGAGGAAACCGACCTGCACCAGAATATTTTCCACTACTCAGAACAGAAAGCCAAACATCTGAAAACCCACCGCCGGGAGGTGGAGTGGGTGAGCCTACAGGATTCTGAGGAACAGATCAAGGAGAAGCTGCGGGAAAGCGGCCACTCTAAGTTTCCGGTATTTGACCGCCTGCAGGACCGGGTGGTGGGTATTTTGAACGCCAAGGAATTCTATGAGAACCTGTTGGGCCAGCACGTGCCGCTTACCGCCCTTATCCATGACCCTATTTTTGTGCCGGAGACCATGTACGCCAGCGTGGTGCTGAACCTGTTTAAAAAACACAAACAGTACCTGGGGGTGGTGGTAGACGAGTTTGGCTCCGTGGAAGGCATTATCACGCTCCATGATATCCTGGAGGCCATTGTAGGCGACATGCCGGACCCAGATGAGGTAGAAGAGCCGGAATTTATCCAAAGGGACCAAAGCAGTTTTTTGGTCAGTGGCATGCTGCCGGTAGAGGAACTGAATGAGAAACTAAAGCATGACTTCATCCAGAAAGACCCGGCGGAATATGTTACGCTGGCTGGTTTTGTCCTGCACCGGCTCGGCCGCATTCCGGTCACCGGCGAAAAATTGGAGCACAATGGCTTTGAGATAGAGGTAGTGGACATGGACGGTACCAAAATAGATAAGCTGCTGCTCAAAGAGATGCTGCCCGCCCCAGATCCTGGTTTAGACCTGATTTCCCAAAAACAGCCTTAA
- the ctlX gene encoding citrulline utilization hydrolase CtlX has product METNQLPTHPTYPLATQVLLVRPSAFGANPETAASNAFQQEVPAGAEQKVQQKALDEFNQFLLKLWAARVNAVVVNDPETPLTPDAIFPNNWISFHKGGKVVLYPMLSPTRRQERHPELLAQLQEEHGLPFTEVIDLTYFEKEGKFLEGTGSLVLDRQHKIAYACLSDRTHLEPLEVFCEKMGYRPVVFHAVDSNNVPIYHTNVIMSIGVDFALVCLEAIQDEEEQGLLLEALVDTGKEIIDLSLAQIKKMAANMLQVRNKAGEPVLIMSEKGYRALRKDQFEVLNQLTKMVRADLRTIEAHGGGSARCMLAEIFV; this is encoded by the coding sequence ATGGAAACCAACCAACTCCCTACCCACCCCACGTATCCTTTAGCCACCCAGGTGCTGCTGGTGCGCCCCTCGGCCTTTGGAGCCAACCCGGAGACCGCCGCCAGCAACGCGTTCCAGCAAGAGGTGCCGGCGGGCGCCGAACAGAAGGTGCAGCAAAAGGCTTTGGATGAGTTCAACCAGTTCTTGCTCAAGCTCTGGGCCGCGCGGGTAAACGCCGTAGTAGTCAATGACCCAGAAACGCCCCTTACCCCAGACGCCATCTTCCCCAACAACTGGATCTCCTTCCATAAAGGCGGCAAAGTGGTGCTGTACCCCATGCTCTCCCCTACCCGCCGCCAGGAGCGCCACCCAGAATTGCTGGCCCAACTGCAGGAAGAGCACGGCCTGCCGTTCACCGAGGTGATAGACCTCACCTATTTTGAAAAGGAAGGCAAGTTTCTGGAGGGCACCGGCAGTCTGGTGCTGGACCGACAGCATAAAATCGCCTACGCCTGCCTCTCTGACCGCACCCACCTAGAGCCCCTGGAGGTGTTCTGCGAGAAGATGGGGTACCGCCCCGTGGTGTTCCATGCCGTAGACAGCAATAACGTGCCCATCTACCACACCAATGTGATCATGAGCATTGGGGTAGACTTTGCATTGGTATGCCTGGAGGCGATACAGGATGAAGAGGAACAGGGCCTTTTACTGGAGGCACTGGTAGATACAGGCAAGGAGATCATTGACCTGAGCCTGGCCCAGATCAAGAAGATGGCTGCCAACATGCTGCAGGTCCGCAACAAAGCCGGCGAACCGGTTTTGATCATGTCAGAGAAAGGCTACAGGGCGCTTCGGAAAGACCAGTTTGAAGTACTCAACCAACTCACCAAAATGGTCCGCGCCGACCTAAGGACCATTGAGGCCCACGGAGGCGGAAGCGCCCGTTGTATGCTGGCGGAGATTTTTGTGTAA
- a CDS encoding GH3 auxin-responsive promoter family protein, producing MGVKAFLSKPLAAWVHARQKNWMERPAEAQQRVFQGIIQKAAGTAFGKDHYFKDIQTPKDLAQAVPVRDYEALRPYFDRLKTGERDVLWPGLPLYFAKTSGTTSGTKYIPITPDSIPNHINGAKNALLNYIHETGKAQFLDGKLIFLSGSPVLEQVAGINTGRLSGIVNHHIPAYLRGNQLPSYQTNIIEDWETKLDAIVNETLGQPMTLISGIPPWVQMYFDKIMSRTGKHIKDVFPDFNLFVYGGVNFAPYRAKLMESIGRKVDSIETFPASEGFFAFQNVQDDPGLLLLADSGIFYEFIPAEEFYQPHPRRLTLAEVKTGVNYALIINSNAGLWGYSIGDTVKFTSLFPHKVVVSGRLKHFISAFGEHVIAEEVEGALQDAMAEFPEVAVTEFTVAPYVSQGEDPSYHEWLVAFAQPPHDPERFAKALNWHLRKRNSYYDDLITGNILATLQVTPLPSDAFQVYMKRQGKLGGQNKVPRLSNDRTLADGLLEAVQK from the coding sequence ATGGGAGTTAAAGCGTTCTTGAGTAAGCCACTGGCCGCGTGGGTGCACGCCCGGCAGAAAAACTGGATGGAGCGGCCCGCCGAGGCCCAGCAACGGGTTTTCCAGGGCATTATTCAGAAAGCGGCGGGCACGGCCTTCGGGAAGGATCATTACTTTAAAGACATTCAAACGCCCAAAGACCTGGCCCAGGCGGTACCCGTGCGCGACTATGAAGCGTTGCGGCCTTACTTTGACCGCCTCAAGACCGGCGAGCGCGATGTGCTCTGGCCCGGGCTTCCGCTGTACTTCGCCAAAACCTCCGGTACCACCTCGGGCACCAAGTATATTCCCATCACCCCAGATTCTATTCCTAACCACATCAACGGCGCCAAAAACGCGCTGCTCAACTATATTCATGAAACGGGGAAGGCTCAGTTTCTGGATGGTAAGCTTATTTTCCTGAGCGGAAGCCCGGTGCTGGAGCAGGTGGCCGGCATTAATACCGGAAGATTGTCTGGCATCGTGAACCACCACATTCCCGCATACCTGCGCGGAAACCAATTGCCTAGCTACCAGACCAATATCATTGAAGACTGGGAAACCAAGCTGGACGCCATTGTCAACGAGACCCTGGGCCAGCCCATGACCTTGATCTCCGGCATACCGCCGTGGGTGCAGATGTATTTTGACAAGATCATGTCGCGCACCGGCAAGCACATCAAAGACGTGTTCCCAGACTTTAACCTGTTTGTGTACGGAGGCGTGAACTTTGCCCCGTACCGGGCGAAACTGATGGAGAGCATTGGCCGCAAGGTGGATTCCATTGAGACGTTCCCGGCGTCTGAGGGCTTTTTCGCGTTCCAGAACGTGCAGGATGACCCGGGCCTGCTGCTGCTAGCCGACAGCGGTATTTTCTACGAGTTCATTCCGGCAGAGGAGTTCTACCAGCCCCATCCGCGGCGCCTCACCTTGGCCGAGGTGAAGACCGGGGTGAATTACGCGCTCATCATCAACAGCAACGCCGGGCTCTGGGGCTATTCCATTGGCGACACCGTTAAGTTTACCTCCCTGTTCCCGCATAAGGTGGTGGTGAGCGGCCGCCTCAAGCATTTTATCTCCGCCTTTGGCGAACACGTGATCGCCGAAGAGGTGGAAGGCGCCCTGCAAGACGCTATGGCAGAATTTCCGGAGGTAGCCGTGACAGAATTCACGGTGGCCCCGTATGTAAGTCAGGGGGAAGACCCGTCTTACCATGAGTGGCTGGTGGCGTTTGCGCAGCCACCCCATGACCCCGAGCGCTTTGCCAAGGCCCTCAACTGGCACCTGCGTAAGCGCAACAGCTACTATGATGACCTGATCACGGGCAATATCCTGGCTACCCTGCAGGTGACCCCCTTGCCCTCAGACGCGTTTCAGGTGTATATGAAGCGGCAAGGCAAACTGGGCGGGCAGAACAAGGTGCCCCGGCTCAGCAATGACCGCACCCTGGCCGACGGCCTATTGGAGGCGGTGCAGAAATGA
- a CDS encoding OsmC family protein, producing the protein MATNTGTAVWQGGLKEGKGTVSTQSGALDDARYSFGSRFEEGVSGTNPEELIGAAHSGCFSMFLAGLLEGNGTPATSIKTDAKVLLGKDDTGPFIRRIDLVTEADVPGISNDDLQKLGQKAKEGCPISRALGAVKEITLNISLKGA; encoded by the coding sequence ATGGCAACTAACACTGGCACCGCCGTTTGGCAAGGAGGCCTTAAAGAAGGCAAAGGAACGGTTTCTACCCAAAGCGGCGCATTAGATGATGCCCGTTACTCCTTCGGGTCACGTTTTGAGGAGGGTGTTTCTGGCACCAACCCAGAAGAATTAATTGGCGCGGCCCACTCAGGCTGCTTCTCCATGTTTCTGGCCGGACTGCTGGAAGGTAACGGCACCCCGGCTACTTCTATAAAGACCGATGCCAAGGTTTTGCTGGGCAAAGACGACACCGGCCCGTTCATTAGAAGAATTGACCTGGTGACCGAAGCAGACGTGCCTGGCATCTCTAATGATGACCTGCAGAAGCTGGGCCAGAAGGCCAAAGAAGGCTGCCCTATCTCCCGCGCGCTGGGCGCGGTGAAGGAAATCACGCTCAACATTTCACTAAAGGGCGCCTAA
- a CDS encoding YkvA family protein, with protein sequence MWQKLKAWAKRLKADIKALTLALGDARVPWFAKLMAGITVAYALSPIDLIPDFIPVLGYLDDLLLLPLGIWLSIILIPPHLLEEFRQRVAQEGSLPLKKNRIAAAVIILLWLLAAWWVGQWAWHRYQRN encoded by the coding sequence ATGTGGCAAAAACTTAAGGCGTGGGCCAAACGATTGAAGGCCGATATCAAAGCCCTTACCCTGGCGCTAGGCGATGCGCGGGTGCCTTGGTTCGCCAAGCTCATGGCCGGTATTACGGTGGCCTACGCCTTAAGCCCCATTGACCTTATCCCCGATTTTATTCCCGTATTAGGCTACCTGGATGACCTTCTCCTGCTGCCGCTGGGTATCTGGCTTTCCATAATATTGATTCCGCCGCACTTACTGGAAGAATTCCGGCAGCGAGTGGCGCAGGAAGGCAGCCTGCCCCTCAAAAAGAACCGGATTGCCGCCGCCGTCATTATTCTGCTCTGGCTTTTGGCCGCCTGGTGGGTGGGGCAATGGGCTTGGCACCGGTATCAAAGAAATTAA
- the dnaA gene encoding chromosomal replication initiator protein DnaA: MVKDCTTVWHNCLQVIRDNIGEQSYKTWFEPIVPLSLVSNVLTIQVPSQFFYEWLEEHYVGLLKKVVFQELGSEGRLEYSIIVDQGNDHSKPQTVNIPTKKVPSAVVNSYSPERSFLKNPFESKAIDRHFFNSQLNQSYTFENYIEGDCNRLARSAGYAVANKPGTTSFNPLMVYGGVGLGKTHLVQAIGNHIKSNNPDKFVLYVSSEKFVNQFIESLKTNNVQDFANFYLLVDILIIDDVQFLSGKEKTQEMFFHIFNHLHQSGKQIVMTSDCPPRDLKGLEERLLSRFKWGLTADLQSPDFETRMAIIYKKMQSDGIHIPDNVIEYLAYSVDTNVRELEGVLISLIAQSSLNRKEIDLELAKSALKHIIEDVETEVNLDFIQKTVAEYFQVTLDSLKAKTRKKEIVTARQVAMYFAKEFTSHSLKSIGYHFGGRDHSTVIHSVQTVSDLIDTDKKFKASIQELQKKFKVKAV; the protein is encoded by the coding sequence ATGGTAAAAGACTGTACAACCGTCTGGCATAACTGTTTACAAGTTATCAGGGACAACATAGGCGAGCAGAGCTACAAAACGTGGTTCGAGCCGATCGTGCCTTTGTCTCTGGTAAGTAACGTGCTGACCATACAAGTGCCCAGCCAGTTCTTCTATGAGTGGCTGGAAGAGCATTACGTGGGCCTGCTCAAGAAAGTGGTGTTTCAGGAACTGGGCTCTGAGGGCCGCTTGGAGTACTCTATAATTGTAGACCAGGGAAACGACCACAGCAAGCCGCAGACCGTTAACATCCCAACCAAGAAAGTGCCCAGTGCGGTAGTGAACTCTTACAGCCCGGAGCGCAGCTTCCTCAAGAACCCGTTTGAGTCGAAAGCCATTGACCGGCACTTCTTCAACTCGCAGCTCAACCAGAGCTATACCTTTGAGAACTACATTGAAGGTGACTGCAACCGTCTGGCGCGTTCAGCGGGCTACGCCGTCGCCAATAAGCCTGGTACCACGTCTTTCAACCCCTTAATGGTGTATGGCGGCGTAGGTTTGGGCAAGACCCACCTGGTACAGGCCATAGGCAACCATATCAAGAGCAACAACCCAGATAAGTTTGTGCTCTACGTGTCTTCTGAGAAATTCGTGAACCAGTTCATTGAGTCTCTCAAGACCAACAACGTGCAGGACTTCGCCAATTTCTACCTTTTGGTAGACATCCTCATCATTGATGATGTGCAGTTCCTGAGCGGCAAAGAGAAAACGCAAGAGATGTTCTTCCACATCTTCAACCACCTGCACCAAAGTGGCAAGCAGATTGTGATGACCTCAGATTGCCCGCCGCGTGACCTTAAAGGCCTGGAAGAGCGTCTGTTATCCCGCTTCAAGTGGGGCCTCACGGCCGATTTGCAGAGCCCGGACTTTGAGACCCGCATGGCCATCATCTACAAGAAGATGCAGAGTGACGGGATTCATATCCCTGACAACGTGATTGAGTACCTGGCCTACAGCGTGGATACCAACGTGCGGGAACTGGAAGGCGTGCTTATTTCGTTAATAGCGCAGTCCTCCTTGAACCGAAAAGAGATTGATCTGGAACTGGCTAAGTCGGCGCTCAAGCACATCATTGAAGATGTGGAGACCGAGGTAAACCTGGATTTCATCCAGAAGACCGTAGCCGAGTATTTCCAGGTAACCCTGGATTCCCTGAAAGCCAAGACCCGCAAGAAAGAAATTGTGACGGCGCGTCAGGTGGCCATGTATTTCGCGAAAGAGTTTACCAGCCACTCGTTGAAGTCTATAGGCTACCATTTCGGCGGCAGAGATCACTCCACGGTGATCCACTCGGTGCAGACCGTGTCTGACCTGATTGATACCGACAAGAAATTCAAGGCTTCCATTCAGGAGCTGCAGAAGAAGTTCAAGGTGAAGGCGGTTTAA
- a CDS encoding RrF2 family transcriptional regulator: MISKKAKYALKALLYLAKQHERGLVLISEIAAAERIPRKFLEAILVDLKVQQVVQSTRGKNGGYTLVKDPAQLSVGNVIRMVDGPLAPVHCVSHLYYKKCEECVDEATCEIRLLMKRVRDATCDILDTTFLSDFSKVTALVVEEEANQI, from the coding sequence ATGATTTCAAAAAAAGCCAAGTACGCCTTAAAAGCGCTTCTCTACCTAGCGAAGCAACATGAGCGCGGCCTGGTGCTCATTTCTGAGATAGCCGCCGCCGAGCGCATTCCCCGTAAGTTCTTGGAAGCCATTCTGGTAGACCTGAAGGTGCAGCAGGTAGTACAAAGCACCCGCGGAAAAAACGGCGGCTATACCCTGGTCAAAGACCCGGCGCAACTGTCGGTGGGCAACGTGATCCGCATGGTAGACGGACCGCTGGCCCCCGTGCACTGCGTGAGTCACCTCTACTACAAGAAATGCGAGGAATGCGTGGACGAGGCTACCTGTGAGATCAGGCTGCTTATGAAGCGCGTGCGCGATGCCACCTGTGATATTCTGGACACTACCTTCCTTTCTGATTTTTCTAAGGTCACCGCGCTGGTAGTGGAGGAAGAGGCGAATCAGATTTAA
- a CDS encoding 5'-nucleotidase C-terminal domain-containing protein — MKFFLDSFSARCVALGLGLAFAFTSCQRPLTPSAQLSQPTDILVNVQVAADPTAEKTIVPYRARVDQTMNEVIGQSPVALEKGVIESALGNFVADLTRSQTMAVYKKPIDMAGVTSGSLRNPIDKGPITVGDVFELMPFENEILVLTLSGETVQEMFDFAARTQILSVANATYTMRNGKVESIFIDKKPFDRAKTYTIAISDYLANGGDNMSFLKKALKTEQAGLLARDAIMKEIKQRTAQGKPVTAEKDGRVKVLN, encoded by the coding sequence ATGAAGTTTTTTTTGGATAGTTTTTCAGCCCGTTGTGTAGCCTTAGGCCTTGGGCTTGCCTTCGCTTTTACCAGTTGCCAACGCCCGCTCACCCCTTCCGCACAGCTTAGCCAACCCACTGATATTCTGGTGAACGTGCAGGTGGCCGCAGACCCAACCGCCGAGAAAACCATTGTCCCTTACCGCGCCCGCGTGGACCAGACCATGAACGAGGTGATAGGGCAATCGCCCGTAGCCCTGGAGAAAGGCGTGATAGAATCTGCCCTGGGTAATTTCGTGGCCGACCTGACCCGCAGCCAGACCATGGCCGTGTACAAGAAGCCCATTGACATGGCAGGGGTCACCAGCGGAAGCCTGCGCAACCCCATAGACAAAGGTCCCATCACGGTAGGCGATGTCTTTGAACTCATGCCGTTTGAAAATGAAATATTGGTCTTGACCCTGTCTGGCGAAACAGTCCAGGAGATGTTTGATTTTGCCGCCCGCACCCAGATTCTTTCGGTGGCCAACGCCACCTACACCATGCGCAACGGAAAAGTGGAGAGCATCTTTATAGACAAGAAGCCTTTTGACCGTGCCAAGACCTACACCATTGCCATCTCAGATTACCTGGCCAACGGCGGTGATAACATGAGTTTCCTGAAAAAGGCCCTTAAAACAGAGCAGGCAGGCTTGCTGGCCCGTGATGCCATCATGAAAGAGATAAAGCAACGCACCGCCCAGGGCAAGCCCGTTACCGCCGAGAAAGACGGCCGGGTGAAAGTGCTTAACTAG
- a CDS encoding bifunctional metallophosphatase/5'-nucleotidase, protein MKRRDFIKSTLAGTAGLAVLGLPSIGSAAAAPIKLTILHTNDMHSRIDPFPNDGRKNGGMGGMARRATLVKQIRAQEPNVLLLDAGDIWQGTPYFNFFGGEVEYKLMTQMGYDAATLGNHDFDNGLEGLQKQLPNAGFPFIIANYDFTDTILQGRFQPYKVFQKEGLKIGVFGLGIQLAGLVADNNFGNTKYLDPVATAQNMVKTLREQEKVDLVICLSHLGYKYEYQKIDDVKLATQVSGIDLIIGGHTHTFLDEPDRVTHSSGHVTLVNQVGWSGINLGRIDFTFDRKKKTKTATTASVLPLNNSVNIS, encoded by the coding sequence ATGAAACGCAGGGATTTTATAAAGAGTACCTTGGCCGGGACGGCTGGTTTAGCGGTGTTGGGCTTGCCTAGCATTGGTAGCGCCGCCGCTGCCCCCATTAAACTGACTATTCTGCACACCAATGACATGCACTCCCGCATTGACCCGTTCCCCAATGACGGGCGCAAGAACGGGGGTATGGGCGGCATGGCCCGGAGGGCCACGCTGGTAAAGCAGATCAGGGCACAGGAACCTAACGTGCTGTTGCTGGACGCCGGCGACATCTGGCAGGGGACCCCGTATTTCAACTTCTTTGGCGGTGAGGTGGAGTATAAGCTCATGACCCAGATGGGCTATGACGCCGCCACCCTGGGCAACCATGATTTTGACAACGGCCTGGAAGGCTTGCAGAAGCAGTTGCCAAACGCGGGCTTCCCGTTTATCATCGCCAATTATGATTTCACAGACACCATTCTGCAGGGGCGCTTTCAACCTTACAAGGTGTTCCAGAAAGAAGGGCTCAAGATTGGCGTGTTCGGTTTGGGGATTCAGCTGGCAGGCTTAGTGGCGGATAATAACTTCGGCAATACCAAATACTTAGACCCGGTGGCTACGGCTCAAAACATGGTGAAAACCTTGCGCGAGCAGGAGAAAGTAGACCTGGTCATCTGCTTGTCGCATCTGGGCTATAAGTATGAGTACCAGAAAATTGATGACGTGAAACTAGCTACCCAGGTAAGCGGCATAGACCTGATTATTGGCGGGCACACCCATACGTTTCTGGATGAGCCAGACCGCGTGACCCATTCCAGCGGACACGTGACCTTGGTGAACCAAGTGGGCTGGTCAGGCATTAATTTAGGCCGCATAGATTTTACTTTTGACAGAAAGAAGAAAACAAAAACTGCCACTACGGCCTCTGTTCTGCCTTTGAATAATAGTGTCAATATTTCGTAA
- a CDS encoding peroxiredoxin: MALRLGDIAPDFTAETSEGTINFHEWIGDGWAVLFSHPRDYTPVCTTELGAVARIKDEFDRRNVKVAALSVDPLDSHHGWIQDINETQNTTVNFPIIADADRNVSNLYDMIHPNASDTFTVRSVFVIGPDKKVKLIFTYPASTGRNFAEILRVIDSLQLTANHSVATPANWENGQDCVILPSVKQEEVASKFPKGHVVIKPYLRTTPQPNLD, encoded by the coding sequence ATGGCATTACGATTAGGCGATATCGCACCAGATTTCACGGCTGAGACCTCTGAGGGTACCATTAATTTCCATGAGTGGATTGGCGATGGCTGGGCCGTTCTGTTTTCGCACCCGCGGGACTATACCCCGGTATGTACCACTGAGCTGGGAGCGGTAGCCCGAATAAAAGATGAGTTTGACCGCCGCAACGTGAAGGTGGCTGCTTTGAGCGTAGACCCCCTTGACTCACACCACGGCTGGATCCAGGACATCAACGAGACCCAGAACACCACCGTCAACTTCCCTATTATTGCAGACGCAGACCGTAACGTGTCTAACCTGTATGACATGATCCACCCCAACGCCAGCGACACGTTCACCGTACGGTCTGTGTTTGTGATTGGGCCAGACAAGAAAGTGAAGCTGATCTTTACCTACCCGGCTTCCACCGGCCGTAACTTCGCCGAGATTCTGCGCGTGATAGACTCCTTGCAGTTAACGGCCAACCACAGCGTGGCCACACCGGCTAACTGGGAGAACGGCCAGGACTGTGTAATTCTGCCCTCGGTGAAGCAGGAGGAGGTTGCCTCTAAATTCCCGAAGGGCCACGTGGTGATCAAGCCTTACCTGCGTACCACGCCGCAGCCTAACCTGGACTAA